In Sphingobacterium sp. lm-10, one DNA window encodes the following:
- a CDS encoding TonB-dependent receptor — protein MIKHHFLHRMRGGLCIVFCASLCLPAGAFTLRDLPRHVSHVSVVQQRYRGTIVDEQGNPLSNATVRNLQQNTATQSNEQGEFVLEGRPGEVFEFSYTGFASLSHTLTAEIQLRITMNSSNQSVDEVVIMGYNSLRETNVSGAISRVDMQVAEKRRVQDVSQMLQGAAAGINVTQASGQPGDPIDIRVRGVGTIGNNSPLFVVDGIPTTNFSFINPNDIESMSVLKDASAASIYGSRAAAGVILVTTKKGVAGSTRFDVNVFSGIQQATNLPKMMDATQYLNTVEQAWANSNTGGTNPYTAEKNRTDLANTNWLDELFETGQTSSFQIGASGGSEKVTYRLATGYYSQDGILKFDNDKYRRLEFRSNVSAKLHDRVQVRSNLLLNHQERMVASSRGDAPGIIRHALLRPPVLGVYKDPSDPTYTANRPFTDLPFYQGPGNFRSDLYEWSQNPVAAAYYSNNNQRQFKLFGNVEGSVDILADRSLKFRSVLGLELNFNHNKAFFANYGDNDGGGEAIDAGTGRHNRPNGLNEDRGEDYTLTWNNVLSYDKQWEDHQINTLVGTEFIINNSSSINASRRRFEYESDRFHYIDLGDMNRDLWNGGFAEEWGLFSVFTSATYAYKSRYTLTGNVRADASSRFGSDNKWGYFPSLSAGWIVSNESFFEPNSTLSYLKVRGSTGTLGNQNINNYAYLTMFSREGNITRYGNPSLRWESTTQHNIGVDMRWLNNKLDITADVFSKQTKDILLLLSLPSFVGNVDPTYVNAGQVNNEGWELNVRYRDSFAKDGTFSLGGNLTGLRNKVAALHENVPRIVGPVARAEVGQPLDAYYGYVMEGIYQNQGEVAAHQFGLSTPLSKPGDIRFKDLNNDGIINDDDRTFIGNPIPRLSYGFYGDVSYQGFDLNVFFQGVKGVDRYNDGMRIVDFDSRPFNYSTRMLDAWNGEGSTNSLPRVAFEETGVSRFSSLYIEDASYLRLKNVELGYSFRQLPARWGVSNARVYVSGQNLYTWTKYTGLDPENTDLIDRGTYPQAKTFLFGVNLTF, from the coding sequence ATGATAAAGCATCATTTTCTACATCGAATGAGGGGAGGGCTGTGCATTGTTTTTTGCGCATCACTTTGTCTGCCCGCTGGCGCCTTTACGTTGCGAGATTTACCACGGCATGTGTCTCACGTATCGGTCGTTCAACAACGTTACCGTGGTACTATTGTCGACGAGCAAGGGAATCCACTTTCCAATGCCACCGTCAGAAATCTACAGCAGAATACCGCGACGCAATCTAATGAGCAAGGCGAATTTGTATTAGAAGGAAGACCTGGGGAAGTGTTCGAATTTTCGTATACGGGTTTTGCTTCTCTGTCTCATACGCTAACAGCCGAAATTCAACTCCGTATCACCATGAATTCCAGTAATCAATCGGTAGATGAAGTGGTCATCATGGGGTACAACAGCCTGCGCGAAACCAATGTATCTGGTGCCATAAGCCGTGTAGACATGCAGGTGGCAGAGAAACGGCGTGTGCAGGATGTATCGCAGATGCTACAGGGAGCTGCTGCCGGTATAAACGTTACCCAAGCTAGTGGCCAACCTGGGGATCCTATTGATATTCGGGTACGTGGAGTAGGTACTATTGGTAATAATTCGCCACTCTTTGTTGTAGATGGTATACCTACTACCAACTTTAGTTTTATCAATCCGAATGATATTGAGTCTATGTCGGTGCTCAAAGATGCTTCGGCCGCCTCCATTTATGGTTCCAGAGCTGCGGCGGGCGTTATCTTGGTAACGACCAAGAAAGGTGTCGCGGGATCTACCCGTTTTGATGTCAATGTATTCTCTGGTATACAGCAGGCGACAAACCTTCCAAAAATGATGGATGCTACGCAGTATTTAAATACCGTGGAGCAGGCTTGGGCAAATAGCAATACTGGTGGCACAAACCCCTACACGGCTGAGAAAAACCGGACGGATTTGGCCAACACGAATTGGCTGGATGAGCTTTTTGAAACAGGGCAGACCAGCAGTTTTCAGATCGGCGCTTCGGGCGGATCCGAGAAGGTGACATACCGCTTGGCCACTGGATATTATAGTCAAGATGGAATTTTGAAATTTGATAACGATAAATACCGTCGCTTGGAATTTCGTAGCAATGTTTCTGCGAAGTTGCATGACCGGGTGCAGGTGCGTTCAAACCTTTTGCTCAATCATCAGGAACGTATGGTAGCGTCTTCTCGAGGAGATGCGCCGGGTATTATCCGGCATGCTTTATTGCGGCCACCTGTCTTGGGCGTGTACAAGGATCCGAGTGACCCCACCTACACCGCCAACCGACCATTTACTGACCTACCTTTCTATCAGGGTCCGGGAAATTTTCGATCCGACCTGTACGAATGGTCGCAGAACCCGGTTGCCGCAGCCTATTATTCCAACAACAACCAACGCCAGTTCAAATTATTCGGTAACGTAGAAGGTTCTGTAGATATACTGGCAGACCGCTCACTGAAATTCAGATCGGTACTGGGGCTCGAACTCAACTTCAATCACAACAAAGCTTTTTTTGCGAATTATGGGGATAATGATGGCGGAGGAGAAGCTATTGATGCGGGTACGGGAAGACATAACCGCCCGAACGGTCTTAACGAAGATCGTGGAGAAGATTACACGCTGACTTGGAACAATGTTTTGAGCTATGATAAGCAGTGGGAAGATCATCAGATCAATACCTTGGTCGGTACCGAGTTTATCATCAATAACAGCAGCTCTATCAATGCCTCGCGTCGCCGCTTCGAATATGAATCGGATCGATTCCATTACATTGATCTGGGTGATATGAACCGGGATTTATGGAATGGGGGATTTGCCGAAGAATGGGGATTGTTTTCCGTATTCACTTCTGCTACATATGCCTACAAATCACGCTACACCTTGACGGGAAATGTTCGTGCAGATGCTTCATCACGCTTCGGTTCGGATAATAAATGGGGCTACTTCCCTTCGTTATCTGCCGGATGGATTGTCAGCAATGAATCCTTCTTTGAACCAAATAGCACGTTGTCGTACTTAAAAGTACGTGGTTCAACAGGTACTTTGGGCAACCAAAATATTAACAACTATGCCTACCTCACGATGTTTAGCCGAGAAGGGAATATCACCCGTTACGGAAATCCTTCCTTGCGGTGGGAGTCTACTACGCAGCATAATATTGGGGTAGATATGCGCTGGTTAAACAATAAACTAGACATTACAGCAGATGTTTTTAGTAAGCAAACGAAGGATATTCTATTGTTGTTAAGTCTGCCCAGCTTTGTCGGGAATGTAGATCCTACCTACGTCAATGCAGGGCAGGTAAATAATGAAGGCTGGGAATTGAATGTGCGGTATCGCGACTCTTTCGCCAAAGATGGTACATTCAGCTTGGGTGGTAACCTGACCGGCTTACGTAATAAGGTGGCCGCGTTGCATGAGAATGTACCTCGCATCGTTGGTCCGGTAGCTCGCGCAGAAGTGGGGCAACCGCTTGATGCCTATTACGGATATGTAATGGAGGGTATCTATCAAAACCAGGGAGAGGTAGCTGCACATCAATTTGGATTGAGCACGCCATTAAGCAAACCCGGAGATATTCGGTTTAAGGATTTAAATAACGATGGTATCATCAACGACGATGACCGCACCTTTATTGGTAATCCGATTCCGCGCTTGAGTTATGGATTCTACGGTGATGTTTCTTATCAAGGATTTGATTTAAATGTGTTTTTTCAAGGGGTAAAAGGAGTAGATCGTTACAATGACGGTATGCGAATTGTCGACTTTGATAGCCGGCCTTTTAATTATTCTACCCGCATGTTAGATGCCTGGAACGGCGAAGGGTCTACTAATAGCTTGCCACGTGTCGCGTTTGAAGAGACGGGCGTGAGTCGCTTTTCCTCCTTATACATTGAGGATGCTTCCTATCTCCGCCTGAAAAATGTGGAATTAGGGTATTCATTCCGCCAGCTACCTGCCCGGTGGGGCGTGTCAAACGCACGCGTGTATGTTTCTGGTCAGAATCTGTATACCTGGACAAAATACACTGGGCTAGATCCTGAAAATACAGACCTGATCGATCGTGGTACATATCCACAAGCCAAAACTTTTTTATTTGGTGTTAACCTAACTTTTTAA
- a CDS encoding GH1 family beta-glucosidase, giving the protein MGLTKAPFGEEFVWGVSTAAYQIEGGYLQDGKGFSIWDDFVRKRGKIANKENGDVACDFYHRYADDLQLMAGMNIRHHRFSIAWSRIFPVGRGEVNQAGVDYYHRLIDHMLALGITPWITLYHWDLPSSLEIKGGWTNRDIVDWFGEYVAFCVKHFGDRVKHWMVLNEPMVFTGAGYFLGIHAPGRRGLNSFLAATHHAALAQAHGARIIKSLQPEGMVGTTFSTSHVEPFSNRERDIVAAKKADALLNRLYIEPLLGMGYPTDEIRALRKLEQFMKAGDEQNLKFDMDFVGVQNYTREIIKHSYFVPYLRAKLVTAQERQVPTTTMNWEVYPESIYHVLKKFSAYPTMPPLMITESGASFPDVLENGKINDAARVQYLQDAIAQMYRAKQDGVDIRGYFFWTFLDNFEWAEGYHPRFGLVHVDFETQQRIIKASGNWYADFLRD; this is encoded by the coding sequence ATGGGATTAACCAAAGCGCCTTTCGGCGAAGAATTCGTTTGGGGTGTATCTACAGCAGCTTATCAAATCGAAGGTGGTTATTTACAAGATGGGAAAGGATTCTCCATTTGGGACGATTTCGTGCGAAAGCGCGGTAAGATTGCCAACAAAGAAAATGGCGACGTGGCTTGCGATTTTTATCACCGCTATGCGGACGATCTGCAATTGATGGCGGGTATGAACATCCGCCATCATCGTTTTTCCATTGCCTGGAGCCGAATTTTTCCTGTTGGAAGAGGTGAGGTGAACCAAGCAGGTGTAGATTATTACCATCGTTTGATTGATCATATGTTGGCTTTAGGCATTACCCCTTGGATCACTTTGTACCATTGGGATCTTCCATCAAGCTTGGAAATAAAGGGCGGTTGGACTAATCGGGATATAGTCGATTGGTTTGGCGAATACGTAGCCTTTTGCGTTAAGCATTTTGGCGATCGCGTAAAACATTGGATGGTATTGAATGAACCGATGGTATTCACCGGAGCAGGCTATTTTCTGGGGATTCATGCCCCTGGCCGCCGCGGGCTGAATTCCTTTTTGGCGGCTACGCATCACGCGGCCTTAGCACAAGCACATGGTGCTCGTATCATTAAGTCTTTGCAGCCAGAAGGTATGGTGGGAACCACCTTTTCCACTTCGCACGTTGAGCCTTTTAGTAATCGAGAACGAGACATCGTGGCTGCAAAAAAAGCAGATGCGCTACTCAACCGATTATATATAGAACCATTACTTGGCATGGGTTATCCTACAGATGAGATCAGGGCGCTTCGCAAATTGGAGCAGTTCATGAAAGCAGGAGATGAGCAAAATTTGAAATTTGATATGGACTTTGTCGGCGTGCAAAACTATACGCGCGAGATCATAAAACATTCCTATTTTGTACCCTACTTAAGGGCAAAGCTGGTGACGGCACAAGAACGACAAGTGCCCACGACTACAATGAATTGGGAGGTATATCCCGAATCTATTTACCATGTTTTAAAAAAGTTCAGTGCATACCCGACTATGCCTCCGTTGATGATCACCGAGAGCGGTGCATCTTTTCCGGACGTCTTGGAAAATGGAAAGATAAATGACGCAGCGCGGGTACAATACCTACAAGATGCGATCGCGCAGATGTATCGGGCAAAGCAGGATGGAGTAGATATTCGCGGTTATTTCTTTTGGACTTTTTTGGATAATTTTGAGTGGGCAGAAGGTTATCACCCTCGTTTTGGTCTTGTTCACGTTGATTTTGAGACGCAACAACGAATTATAAAAGCTTCAGGTAACTGGTATGCTGATTTTTTGCGCGACTAA
- a CDS encoding LacI family DNA-binding transcriptional regulator — protein sequence MSINQIAKELNVSKSTVSLVINGKAQQSRISKELEKRILDYVNEIGFKPNALAKSLATGKTLTIGLIVENIGDSFFGPIALRIEECLRSHGYHVLYSSTVGKAEIAREIIASMVDQKVEGLIISPTADLENEISKVLSSGIPLVVFDRKANLSEVNYVGTDNYLASEQAVKHLIEQGYSRIGMVTSDSQQSQMLERLAAYHTQLEQHDLPLHILSVPFSYHAEERVACIQNFLKENNLEAIYFSTNYLCISGIKAIQLSDKVTNYALLSFDDHEVYELFDPPITCIRQPIEEIAQRIVDNIMAQINGKVKQPTEAIIPSKLLIRKSTTTG from the coding sequence ATGTCCATTAATCAAATAGCAAAAGAACTTAATGTTTCCAAATCCACGGTGTCTTTAGTCATCAATGGAAAGGCACAACAATCCCGTATTAGCAAGGAACTCGAAAAGCGAATCCTGGATTATGTAAATGAAATTGGTTTCAAACCCAATGCCTTGGCAAAAAGTTTAGCTACTGGAAAGACGCTAACAATTGGACTAATTGTAGAAAATATAGGTGACAGTTTCTTCGGTCCTATAGCCTTACGCATAGAAGAATGTTTACGCTCGCACGGATATCATGTGCTCTATAGCAGTACCGTAGGTAAGGCAGAAATAGCCCGAGAAATTATAGCATCTATGGTCGACCAGAAAGTGGAGGGCCTGATTATCTCCCCTACAGCAGATCTTGAAAACGAGATTTCGAAAGTATTATCGTCTGGTATTCCCTTGGTCGTATTTGATCGCAAAGCCAATTTGTCAGAGGTAAATTACGTAGGCACAGACAACTACTTAGCGAGCGAACAGGCCGTAAAGCACTTGATAGAACAAGGATATTCTCGTATCGGAATGGTTACTAGCGATTCTCAACAATCTCAAATGCTGGAAAGATTGGCGGCCTATCATACTCAGCTAGAGCAACATGATTTACCTTTGCATATTCTCAGTGTTCCATTTTCCTACCATGCAGAAGAGCGTGTTGCATGTATCCAAAATTTCCTAAAAGAGAATAATTTGGAAGCGATTTATTTCAGTACCAATTATTTATGCATCTCCGGAATCAAAGCCATTCAGCTTTCTGATAAAGTCACTAACTATGCGTTATTATCATTTGACGACCACGAAGTGTACGAATTATTTGATCCACCAATCACGTGTATACGGCAACCTATTGAAGAAATAGCGCAAAGAATTGTCGATAATATCATGGCGCAGATTAATGGGAAGGTGAAGCAACCAACCGAAGCGATAATACCGTCCAAACTTTTGATTAGAAAAAGTACTACTACAGGGTAA
- a CDS encoding MFS transporter has protein sequence MKNQKWYRTYLFIWTGQFFSMITSYAVHFAVIIWLSLEHQSAEVLAFAGIAGLLPQAVIGPFAGVFIDRWDRKKVMMFSDGFIAICAFAMTFLLRNEQVDLFWIYALLACRSVGNAFQSPAMQAIAPLIVPEKELLRVSGINQMLQSVSTIAGPALGTLAITYFAIADVLYLDIVGAVLAITSLFFVRIPHLKSDSNASISAVFTELKEGFGAIHRNKGLGYLFFYAMLVTFFVMPAAIMFPLLTTGYYGGGKWEISLIEIVWGIGMLVGGSVLSILRIKTPKIILVNAMHIILGFSFLLCGAFPPSWFVGFVVVTTLSGIAMSIFSAAFMTTIQEEVIPKMLGRVFSLYFSMAVLPSIIGLLFTGLIAERVGVAPAFIIAGGLVMLVGVASFMTPKLMRLGRREQAVEKLEE, from the coding sequence ATGAAAAATCAAAAATGGTATAGGACCTACCTATTTATTTGGACTGGACAATTCTTTTCCATGATTACCAGTTATGCCGTGCATTTTGCCGTCATTATTTGGTTGAGTCTGGAACATCAATCGGCCGAAGTATTGGCATTCGCCGGTATTGCCGGATTGCTGCCGCAGGCGGTGATCGGCCCGTTTGCAGGCGTGTTTATCGATCGTTGGGATCGTAAGAAAGTCATGATGTTTTCCGATGGTTTTATCGCCATCTGCGCCTTCGCGATGACTTTTTTGCTGCGCAATGAACAGGTAGATCTGTTTTGGATTTATGCTTTATTGGCGTGTAGATCCGTTGGTAATGCCTTTCAATCGCCGGCTATGCAAGCCATTGCTCCGCTTATCGTGCCGGAGAAGGAACTGTTGCGCGTATCAGGCATTAATCAAATGCTGCAGTCGGTCAGTACTATCGCGGGACCAGCGCTTGGCACCTTGGCCATCACCTATTTTGCGATCGCTGACGTGCTTTATCTGGATATCGTCGGTGCTGTACTCGCAATCACTTCCCTATTTTTTGTGCGTATACCTCATTTGAAATCAGATAGTAATGCTTCTATTTCTGCGGTGTTCACGGAATTGAAAGAAGGTTTTGGCGCTATTCATCGAAATAAAGGCTTAGGATATTTATTCTTTTACGCCATGTTGGTCACCTTTTTTGTGATGCCTGCGGCGATTATGTTTCCACTACTCACGACTGGTTATTACGGGGGAGGCAAATGGGAGATCAGTCTGATTGAGATTGTATGGGGGATTGGTATGCTTGTAGGCGGATCTGTATTGAGTATACTTCGCATCAAAACGCCCAAGATTATTCTGGTAAACGCTATGCATATCATACTTGGATTCTCTTTTCTCTTATGTGGCGCATTTCCGCCTTCGTGGTTCGTGGGATTTGTAGTGGTCACCACATTATCCGGTATTGCCATGTCTATTTTTTCTGCTGCATTTATGACCACGATTCAGGAAGAGGTGATACCGAAGATGTTGGGGCGCGTATTTTCTTTGTACTTCAGTATGGCGGTGTTGCCAAGTATCATTGGTCTATTATTCACGGGGTTGATCGCGGAGAGAGTGGGAGTCGCACCTGCATTTATCATCGCCGGAGGCTTGGTGATGTTGGTTGGGGTTGCCTCATTTATGACGCCAAAGTTGATGCGGTTGGGTAGGAGGGAGCAAGCCGTAGAAAAGCTGGAAGAATGA
- a CDS encoding DUF1543 domain-containing protein: MELYMVVIGGKPEGRHTEQHDVFFGVGASLKDLVPQMESFWPELAGKMHIDSWRKVSKVNEFTIQVVPKTEQVEISAQKLYFVNLGGYKPEDMEEYHYKQVVVADSLAEATRLAKSSTFWKHHDSSHIDDKYGIDVDDIYEISDLLNDSFKTNYSLKITPAPQSAIDDTLEVGYLKISKLLSWD, translated from the coding sequence ATGGAATTATATATGGTGGTGATTGGTGGTAAGCCAGAAGGTCGACACACCGAACAGCATGACGTTTTTTTTGGAGTAGGGGCAAGCCTCAAAGATCTAGTGCCACAAATGGAATCATTTTGGCCAGAACTGGCTGGTAAAATGCATATCGACTCTTGGCGTAAGGTGTCGAAGGTGAATGAATTTACCATTCAAGTGGTTCCGAAGACCGAACAAGTAGAAATCAGCGCACAAAAATTGTACTTCGTTAATCTTGGAGGTTACAAGCCAGAGGATATGGAAGAATACCATTACAAACAAGTCGTGGTAGCCGACAGCCTAGCTGAGGCGACTCGCCTTGCCAAATCTTCCACCTTTTGGAAGCACCACGACTCGTCGCATATAGATGATAAATACGGCATCGATGTCGACGATATTTACGAAATAAGCGATCTTTTAAACGATAGTTTCAAGACTAACTACTCCCTGAAAATCACTCCAGCACCGCAATCAGCTATAGATGATACGTTAGAAGTTGGTTATCTCAAAATAAGTAAGTTGCTTTCATGGGATTAA
- a CDS encoding clostripain-related cysteine peptidase translates to MEANNDLRQDAWYSIKSMEKGMVDENNDLFVYIKASDLVSHILKIRPSKNANSLSSDTIKTIYSYKPSDPVIMKDVIDYIRKTYPSDSFGLILWSHATSWAPPRNKRIMSFGSDRGKEMDILDLKNALPDNMDYIIFDACSMASLEVLYEFRFKSKYILCSPSEVLSESYPYDKIVPYLFLDLAELKNIARIYYEHYNDLNGSAQSATISLIKMDELEEMCFNLRELLKSEQRNFFLRKSVQRFDYSQSFPVPSFDFGDFLTKNFNSSQLVSLKKSLSKVVVYKNNTPNFLGRPILANSGVTCYIPDSNDSYYNYYTGYEWYRASGFGE, encoded by the coding sequence ATGGAGGCGAATAATGATCTTAGACAAGATGCGTGGTACTCAATAAAAAGCATGGAAAAAGGTATGGTAGATGAAAACAATGATTTATTCGTTTACATCAAAGCTAGTGATCTAGTCTCGCACATACTTAAGATCAGACCCAGTAAAAACGCGAATTCTCTTTCTAGCGATACTATCAAAACGATTTACAGCTATAAGCCCTCGGATCCCGTAATTATGAAAGACGTTATTGATTATATTCGTAAAACCTATCCCTCAGATTCTTTCGGGCTAATATTATGGTCTCATGCTACATCTTGGGCGCCGCCGCGTAATAAGCGTATTATGTCTTTCGGTAGTGATAGAGGTAAGGAAATGGACATATTAGATTTAAAAAATGCCCTCCCAGATAATATGGATTATATAATCTTTGATGCTTGTTCAATGGCCAGTCTCGAGGTGTTGTATGAGTTCAGGTTTAAAAGCAAGTACATATTATGTTCTCCTTCAGAAGTTTTGTCCGAGAGCTATCCTTATGATAAAATCGTACCTTATTTATTTCTTGATTTAGCAGAATTAAAAAATATTGCAAGGATCTATTATGAACACTACAACGATTTAAACGGGTCAGCTCAATCTGCAACTATATCTCTGATAAAAATGGATGAACTTGAAGAAATGTGTTTTAACCTGAGGGAGTTGTTAAAGTCTGAACAAAGGAATTTCTTCTTAAGAAAATCAGTTCAGCGGTTCGATTATTCTCAAAGTTTCCCAGTTCCCAGTTTCGATTTCGGAGATTTTTTGACGAAAAATTTTAATTCATCACAACTTGTCTCTTTAAAAAAAAGTCTATCTAAAGTAGTAGTTTACAAAAATAATACTCCCAATTTTTTGGGAAGACCGATTTTAGCTAATTCAGGCGTCACATGCTATATTCCTGATTCTAACGATAGCTACTATAATTATTACACCGGGTACGAATGGTACAGAGCAAGTGGTTTTGGAGAATAG
- a CDS encoding RagB/SusD family nutrient uptake outer membrane protein has translation MKTKLIYIASAALLFTSCSKWLDKDPIGILTQEEVQVDPTEGTITTGVLFAYRPLSNTLNIFGDWDWTGGLVIRPDFILEDIASGDAQKKWVPDGDQAWMDDVANYNFTAENGAFAGIWRFNYDGIARVNIAIFQLTDPETLGKLNISDERRKQLLGESSFLRAFYYFDLVKYFGDVPMVLQPLENFNEAYEVAVRMPKSDVYAQVKADLAIALENLPAAKYSNMQERWRASQGAALALNAKVALFEGDWNAVIDYANRLEQTGFYGLNPNFFDAFDNEKAYQEQENIFIYDHETGLQPPRGNGLAALMGWGFLAPSANLLQSFETGDPRLSQTANVSSRSIYKLLGAQNDTFKGNENSPVNRVYIRYADVLLWKAEAFIETNRIAEGVAIINLIRQRARGGQSVLPDRATDATKEEATAWLRQERRVELSMESHRLSDLRRWKVAKTTLNQIGKPYLDMHDLFPIPQGDVDKTAGKIVQNPGY, from the coding sequence ATGAAGACGAAACTCATTTATATAGCAAGTGCCGCTTTGTTGTTCACCAGCTGTTCGAAATGGTTGGATAAAGACCCAATCGGCATTCTGACACAAGAGGAGGTGCAGGTCGATCCTACAGAAGGCACGATCACTACCGGAGTACTATTTGCTTACCGGCCGCTCTCCAATACATTGAACATCTTTGGCGATTGGGATTGGACGGGCGGATTAGTCATTCGCCCAGACTTCATCCTGGAAGATATCGCATCTGGCGATGCGCAAAAGAAGTGGGTGCCTGACGGTGACCAAGCCTGGATGGACGATGTCGCTAATTACAATTTTACTGCTGAAAACGGTGCATTTGCCGGTATTTGGCGCTTTAATTACGATGGAATCGCGCGTGTTAACATTGCCATTTTCCAACTTACCGATCCGGAGACGCTGGGCAAATTAAATATCAGCGATGAGCGTAGAAAACAGTTGCTCGGGGAAAGTTCCTTCTTACGAGCCTTCTACTATTTTGATCTTGTCAAGTATTTTGGAGATGTACCTATGGTGCTACAGCCATTAGAAAACTTCAATGAAGCGTATGAGGTGGCTGTACGTATGCCAAAGAGCGATGTATATGCTCAGGTAAAAGCAGATTTGGCGATAGCCTTAGAAAATCTCCCGGCTGCCAAATACTCCAATATGCAGGAACGATGGCGCGCATCTCAGGGCGCTGCTCTAGCCTTGAATGCAAAAGTAGCCCTTTTCGAGGGAGATTGGAATGCGGTGATCGATTATGCCAATCGTTTAGAGCAAACGGGGTTTTATGGGCTAAATCCCAATTTTTTCGATGCATTCGATAATGAGAAAGCCTATCAGGAGCAAGAGAATATTTTCATTTATGATCATGAAACCGGCCTACAGCCTCCACGTGGAAATGGCTTGGCGGCGCTGATGGGATGGGGTTTCTTAGCACCATCCGCTAATCTGCTGCAGTCCTTTGAGACCGGAGATCCGCGTTTGTCGCAAACGGCTAATGTAAGCTCCCGATCAATCTATAAGCTCTTAGGAGCCCAAAACGACACCTTCAAAGGAAATGAAAATTCACCCGTTAATCGCGTGTATATCCGCTATGCTGATGTATTGCTTTGGAAAGCCGAAGCATTCATTGAGACCAATCGGATAGCGGAAGGTGTGGCGATTATCAACTTGATCCGCCAACGCGCCCGCGGTGGCCAATCGGTATTACCTGACCGGGCGACTGATGCCACGAAAGAGGAGGCGACAGCATGGCTGCGTCAGGAGCGTCGGGTAGAATTGAGTATGGAATCGCATAGATTATCCGATCTTCGTCGTTGGAAAGTAGCCAAAACAACCCTTAATCAGATTGGAAAACCTTATTTAGACATGCATGACTTGTTCCCAATCCCACAAGGTGATGTGGACAAGACAGCCGGTAAAATAGTACAAAACCCAGGATATTAA
- the fabV gene encoding enoyl-ACP reductase FabV, producing MIIQPRVRGFICLTTHPDGTAQNVKNQIDYVQSKGTIANGPKKVLVIGASTGFGLSSRVTAAFGSGAATIGVFFEKPASAGKPGTAGWYNSAAFEKEAAAAGLYAKSINGDAFSDEVKKQAIELIKEDLGQVDLVVYSLASPRRTHPKTGVAHGSVLKPIGQPFTDKTVDFHSGVVSDITINPIENDDDIENTVAVMGGEDWQFWIEDLKAAGVLAEGVKTVAYSYIGPELTYPIYRNGTIGRAKDNLEATVPALNELLADLNGVSYVSVNKALVTQSSSAIPVVPLYISLLYKVMKEKGIHEGTVEQMQRLFAEQLYSGHAPALDEKGRIRVDDWEMRADVQEEVAALWKQISTENLEEISDISGYRDEFFRLFGFHVDGIDYEADTNELVGVPSIQA from the coding sequence ATGATTATTCAACCACGCGTACGAGGATTTATCTGTCTGACTACCCATCCTGATGGCACTGCTCAGAACGTTAAAAACCAAATTGATTACGTTCAGTCCAAAGGAACCATTGCAAATGGTCCTAAAAAAGTATTGGTAATCGGTGCATCTACCGGTTTTGGACTTTCGTCGCGGGTGACTGCTGCCTTTGGTTCCGGAGCAGCTACTATCGGTGTATTTTTCGAGAAGCCTGCTTCTGCCGGAAAACCAGGTACTGCAGGTTGGTACAATTCGGCAGCATTTGAAAAAGAAGCTGCAGCAGCTGGGTTATATGCAAAAAGTATCAATGGCGATGCTTTCTCCGATGAAGTGAAAAAACAAGCTATTGAATTAATTAAAGAAGACCTGGGTCAGGTAGATCTAGTGGTTTATTCTTTAGCATCTCCACGTCGTACGCATCCTAAAACGGGTGTCGCTCACGGTTCTGTGCTGAAGCCTATTGGACAGCCTTTCACCGACAAAACGGTAGATTTTCACAGTGGTGTTGTTTCCGATATTACGATTAACCCTATTGAAAACGACGACGATATTGAGAATACTGTTGCCGTAATGGGCGGTGAGGACTGGCAGTTTTGGATCGAAGATCTTAAAGCTGCGGGTGTATTAGCAGAAGGTGTTAAAACCGTCGCTTATTCTTACATCGGTCCTGAGTTGACGTACCCGATCTACCGCAATGGTACCATTGGTCGTGCGAAAGATAACTTGGAAGCCACCGTGCCTGCATTGAATGAATTGCTTGCTGACTTAAACGGTGTATCTTATGTGTCTGTCAATAAAGCCTTAGTAACACAGTCTAGCTCCGCAATTCCGGTAGTACCTTTGTACATTTCTTTGCTGTATAAAGTGATGAAAGAAAAAGGCATTCACGAAGGAACAGTTGAACAAATGCAACGCCTTTTTGCGGAACAATTGTATAGCGGACATGCACCAGCTTTAGACGAAAAAGGACGTATCCGCGTAGACGATTGGGAAATGCGTGCTGATGTACAGGAAGAAGTAGCTGCTTTGTGGAAGCAAATCTCTACCGAGAACCTGGAAGAAATTTCTGACATTAGCGGGTACCGCGACGAATTTTTCCGTCTGTTCGGCTTTCACGTTGACGGCATCGATTACGAAGCAGATACAAATGAATTAGTAGGTGTTCCTTCTATTCAAGCATAA